The DNA segment AGTTATATAAATTTGATCTGCCGGCGAAACATCTACATCAAACCATTTATTTAAAATATATTCAAGTACCATTTTACGAGAATTATATCTTAAACGCTCCCGCAACCCAATATATATTTCTTGCGTCTTTACAAAATATACAGAATTCGTTGGAACAATTCCGGCAAGAGTTGGTAATATACATTCATATACAGAACGATCAATATATCTTATTTTATCGCCAATAGAATAAGCAACTAAAACATCCCATTTATCGCCAGTAAAACCATCAGCATAATCATTGTGAAATCTATCCCGTATAATTTGTAATACTATTGTAAACGCTTTAAAAAAAGAAATAAATTTAGGCTTCCTTTTATCTGGAGGCAAAAGAATTTCAGTTTGTAAAGCATAATTTATATCGTAAATGGTCATTAAGATTCAGGTATAAAATTTAATTTAGTTAAAAAATCTTCGCCTGAAGTTGTTTCTTCCACAATATAACCAGCTGTTGTTGGATATTTATTAAAAAGTAAATCATAATCTTGAACTATAAATGTTTTATCTACAAAAGCCGTTGCGTCTGCCCTTATTGCCATATCTTTTATTGCTATATCAGTAACTCCACCAACTGCAAGTATAGCTGATTCTAATGCGCTAACACGTACAATGCCATCAAACGAATCTACAGAAGAGAGCTTTGATAAAAAAGCATTTATTCCAGCTATAACATTTGTTTTTATAATAGCAGCGTAATTACCATCAAAATAAATATCAGCAACTAAATAAAGTTTATCAGGTGGTAATGAAATGATAGAAGGTAGCACTCCTGCAAAACCTCCAACATTCAGATAACCTGTAAGTGATGTTTTTTCTAAACTATCCAATGCTTCAGGAGGTTCTCCTTTAGCTACTTTTACAGATACCACTTTGTTAGACATTGTTTTTACATAACATCGTGTTATTATTTGTAACGATTCATCTATAACGGCATAAGTAGGAATCAAATCTACAAGAGTAACAACTTGTGGCGTTGTTGTTGAATATTGAAATTTAAAAACTTCGTTCTGAATCCATTTGTTTGTGCCGGGAGCCGCTTCATCGGCTATCCCTTCCATTTCTATTTTAAAAATATCTAATGTTTGCTCAAAAATATTTATACAAGTCGCAACAATAAATGTCAACAATCTATAAATAGCTACCTGTGAGACGCTATTCATAGCAGACAGTTTACTATCTCCAGCTATTGCGGTTAACATTTTATTTTGCCAGTATGCTATTGATTGAGCCATTTTTTATTTTTCTTTTAAATATGGAGCCGGATTATAAGTTACATTTAATACAGGTTGTATAACCCCGCCGCCAATAGTTGTCCCTTGAGTTGATATTTGATTGCTTGTGTCTAAAAAATTAGTTTTATAATCAATTATTGCATGATATACGCCGGCATGTTGATAATCTCTGCCATCAGCACCCCTAACAAATTTAACAGCTCCGTCAGGTTCAAATCCGTTCATCTTAACATTAATAGCATCCATAAAATCGAAAACATCTAAATTTTGTTCCATGGTTCCGTCAGTTGCGTCAAGTTGCCAATGTAAAACATGGATGCGAATAATAAGAGGTTCATAAAGTTGTACACCATCTCCCAATTGTAATATTTCATCCGGATTAACTATTTCAGGAAACAACGCCGGCATTGGAAAAGAATATTGTTTATTTTGTTCATCCAAATTTAACTGATCGTTCCACACACGCACAAACTTAACATCTGAAATAGTTTCTAATTGAGCTAATATTGCTTTTATAAAATCCTTCATTTAAAACATTTTGAAAGTTCGCTATTTATTTTATTTCTTAAAATTCCGTCTAACGTTTTATTGTAACCTAAAAATTTGCGTCTCCTTTGTTTTCCTATTCCTTCATTATGTACTTGAGCGTAGTTAAATCCTGTTTTACTTTGAACAAATACTTCAAATCTTATTCTACTAAAAGTAGCTTCGCGTTTCATATTCGCTACAGCTCTCCTCAACATAGCTTTATTAACCAATAACTTTCGCGTAATATCTCTTTTCTTTATCCCTCTTCTTGCTATCCTTGGCGCCCATCTTTTACCCTCCCAACTTTCAGAATCGAAATTTTTAAAGTAAAATTTCTGTCCTTCATTTGCTATTTGTTTGGGTAAATTTATTTTTAATCTCTCAAAATTAATTTTTACTTTTTTAAAATTGAAAGCCATGTATTTTACTTTTTTCTATTTACTTTTTTTATTTCAGGAATCGGCAAATTAAAATTATCACTCGCTAAATCTTTATATTCATCAGGAACATCTTTAAAATACGGATGCTCCTTACCAAAAACCTCTCCAGTTTTACCCGGATTCATTTTAAAAGCATCGTTCATTTTGCTTTTAACTTCATTTCCAGCAGCGCTTACTTTATCTTTATGCGTAATTACTGCGTCTCCTTTTTCCAGTTTTTCAACAACACATCTGCAATTGTAATGATTAAGCGGCATGAACGTACTCCAAAATTTATCATCAACCGGTAATATTATATCGTTTAAAGGACGGCAAATAGTTGAAGTGTTTAAATCCATTACAGCGATATAACGAAGAAATGGAAATAGTTCTTTATCTTGTTCTATATCTGCCCACATTCTCGCACTTTCAGCTTGTCCTATAGCCGTATTATATTCGCTTTCCATCCAAGTTTCATTGTACAACTTGTATGTTTCTTGTGCTTTTTTTTTAAACTCTGAATAAGTTAATACTTTTCCGTTTTCTGTTAATAGTCCTCGCATATCCTCCATTTGATGAAATGTTTTAGCACCGGCAAACAAATAAATGTTTTCGCGTAAATTTTTTAATAATTCAGATGGAGCAGATCCATAACCTAATGAACTTTCAATACTTTTCAAAGAACCTCCGTAACCTTTATAAACTCCTTCCTTTAATTTTTCAGCAATAGAAGCATATAAATTTTCTGGCAAATTTTCTGGGTTTATTTTTCCACTATAAATGCCTTTAAAAATGTCGTCGATTTCTTCATCAGTTAAACCAAGCATTATTTATAAAGGTTTTTTATTTTTTCTTTTAAAGGTTGACTGAAATCATTTTTTAAAGGCACAACAGATTTGGTAAATTTAATTCCGGTTCTTTCAGTAAAATAATCCTCATCCATTTCCATTCCTGCATCTTTCATTGTTTTTGCAACTTCAGCAACTTTTAAATTGGATTCATTTTCAGCATTAGTATTTTCTTGTTTTTCTTTGTCATTTTTAAATGCAAAATATGTTCCAAATGCAATATTAAAGCCTAATGTTCTAAATTTATCAATGGAAGATTCATTCATATGATCGCAAAAAAACCTATTGTCAACCTTTCCGGTTTCTTCTAATGCTTTTTCTACCTCTAGAGGATTACCAAGTTTTCCCGGTGTTGTATCTATCGCAGAGGCGTGACCTAAAATAACCTTAGATATTTTTTCTTCACATCTCTTTTCCAAAGATTCATAACCTTTATACCCAGTTCCACCTAGTGCTGTTTCTAAAAATGAAATTTCATCAACAGGGTCAATTATAGCATATCCGCTGGATCCCATTTCTCTCAATGCTCTTTCTAATTCATCCCTCTCTGGCCCTTCTGTTTTATCGGTCTTTCCAACTCTATAAGGTTGAGAATATAATTCAACGAAATCCCCATTGTAACCTAATACATTTCGGCAAAATATTTCGTAAAGTCCAACTTTATACAAATAACCATTACCGCATTTATTTACACCAGACTCTGACGGCGTAGAAATCCAATCTGTCCAATCCATAATACTATTACCAAGATCATCGACAGTATTAGGGTCTAGAAATTTTAATCCGGTAATTGAATAAAAAAAGTGTTGCAGTTCTAATCGTTCAGGAGAAACATTTGAGCGCCTTACAACTCCTATGCTTGGGAATTTATCATCTATTAAATCTCCAAGTCCAATAAGAGAATATCCATAAGCTGGCGCATCAAGTACGTAGTTCATGTAATCATAAAACCATTTCTTTTTAAATAGTTTTGTTAATTCTTCGTTTTCTTTCCCATCAGCAAAATAAAAAGCAAAATCTTTAAGTAAGGTTAACCTTTTACGCTTTTCCATACAAGCGTGTACGTGTCCGTTTAAAACGGTATCTTGATAAAGTTGCTGTATTTTTATACGTTGTGGAAACCATGGTTGTTCTAACTCGTTTATAGCTCCACGCCATGCGAAAATATCTTGTTTTATTCTCGCTAGTTGTTGTCTATAAATATAATTAGAAGGATTTTTTATAGATCTTTTTGATGGTATATTATCATTAACTTGAGATAATACAGGATCTGTGTTTACAGATGTCAACTGTAAATTATTAGTTATTCTTATTCTACAATTTTGGTTTGACATTAGGCGGCATTTTTAAAAGTTGAAACAGCATGCATACACAATTTTAAATCAAACCAAAATAGACTATTTCCTGACTTTAAACCTTTAACCGTTTCCCAAGTACTATATGAAAATAACCATAAAATTTTCTTCTTAATTTTTTTATCTACAAAAAAAACCTTTCCGCATGGAGAATTTTTATCCGGATATTGTACAATTCTAAATTCAGGAGTTTTCATTTTTAATATGAGTTTTCATTTTTAATATTCCCACCAAACCTAATCCGTTTACCTTGATTAGGTTGAATTAAAGGTATATTAGCCGTTACGGATCCTTTTCCGCATTTCACAAGCCAAACAATAGCGGAATCATAATTATCAACCCTTAATTGTGGGATATTGTTTGGAGCTATACGCGAATGTATTTTATATAAAGCAATATCAACAACGCAATCAATTATTTTTTGGGAACGATTATCGCCGGCTGTAAATTTTGTCGTATCAGTTGGATATGTTCCAGCTGGAACAGAATACGAAACTCCCGAACCCCAATATTTGATACCATTTAAATTATTATCC comes from the Bacteroidota bacterium genome and includes:
- a CDS encoding phage minor head protein, with the translated sequence MLGLTDEEIDDIFKGIYSGKINPENLPENLYASIAEKLKEGVYKGYGGSLKSIESSLGYGSAPSELLKNLRENIYLFAGAKTFHQMEDMRGLLTENGKVLTYSEFKKKAQETYKLYNETWMESEYNTAIGQAESARMWADIEQDKELFPFLRYIAVMDLNTSTICRPLNDIILPVDDKFWSTFMPLNHYNCRCVVEKLEKGDAVITHKDKVSAAGNEVKSKMNDAFKMNPGKTGEVFGKEHPYFKDVPDEYKDLASDNFNLPIPEIKKVNRKK
- a CDS encoding DUF935 family protein; translation: MSNQNCRIRITNNLQLTSVNTDPVLSQVNDNIPSKRSIKNPSNYIYRQQLARIKQDIFAWRGAINELEQPWFPQRIKIQQLYQDTVLNGHVHACMEKRKRLTLLKDFAFYFADGKENEELTKLFKKKWFYDYMNYVLDAPAYGYSLIGLGDLIDDKFPSIGVVRRSNVSPERLELQHFFYSITGLKFLDPNTVDDLGNSIMDWTDWISTPSESGVNKCGNGYLYKVGLYEIFCRNVLGYNGDFVELYSQPYRVGKTDKTEGPERDELERALREMGSSGYAIIDPVDEISFLETALGGTGYKGYESLEKRCEEKISKVILGHASAIDTTPGKLGNPLEVEKALEETGKVDNRFFCDHMNESSIDKFRTLGFNIAFGTYFAFKNDKEKQENTNAENESNLKVAEVAKTMKDAGMEMDEDYFTERTGIKFTKSVVPLKNDFSQPLKEKIKNLYK